Proteins encoded within one genomic window of Triticum aestivum cultivar Chinese Spring chromosome 2D, IWGSC CS RefSeq v2.1, whole genome shotgun sequence:
- the LOC123048819 gene encoding benzyl alcohol O-benzoyltransferase-like, producing MHRQTNSLRQLQIKYYHLKFLFPKMSVARTLTTLSIRRGERELVAPARPTPYEFKVLSDIDDQEVLRFYRSGAFFYRGDASKSGIDPAKAIKSAISEALVHYYPLAGRFRELQPTRKLVVECTGEGVVFVEADADVRMEDFGNSLAPPVPCYDELLPEQESATAVVVDRPLLFVQVTRLRCGGFVFGFQICHCIADGPGIVQFLTALTEFTRGVPGAPTLCRRPLGEALRLLLEAKARAEQEGYVQSAAGFNAAHRRPAFPKARTYLISDMTQGGMMAVDFGWGTPVYGGPATIILATFHLEGRNEAGEVGVNVPTRLPVLALERLKVEVSKGLTVSGRTVTEPADKSKSALVPGHALAKL from the exons ATGCATCGCCAAACCAATTCGCTGAGGCAGTTGCAAATCAAGTACTATCACCTCAAGTTTCTTTTCCCAAAAATGTCTGTGGCACGGACGCTGACGACCTTGTCCATCCGGCGGGGCGAGCGCGAGCTCGTGGCGCCGGCGAGGCCCACGCCCTACGAGTTCAAGGTGCTCTCCGACATCGACGACCAGGAGGTCCTCCGCTTCTATCGCTCCGGCGCCTTCTTCTACCGCGGCGACGCCTCCAAGTCCGGCATTGACCCGGCGAAGGCCATCAAGTCGGCGATCTCGGAGGCGCTCGTGCACTACTACCCTCTCGCCGGCCGGTTCCGGGAGCTCCAGCCGACGAGGAAGCTCGTGGTCGAGTGCACGGGGGAGGGGGTCGTGTTCGTCGAGGCGGACGCCGACGTCCGGATGGAAGACTTTGGAAACTCGCTGGCACCGCCGGTGCCATGTTACGATGAGCTGTTGCCCGAGCAGGAGAGCGCGACCGCCGTTGTCGTCGACCGTCCTTTGCTCTTTGTTCAGGTGACGCGGCTGAGGTGCGGAGGCTTCGTCTTCGGGTTCCAGATATGCCACTGCATCGCCGACGGCCCGGGGATCGTGCAGTTCCTGACGGCGCTGACGGAGTTCACCCGCGGCGTGCCGGGCGCGCCGACC CTGTGCCGGAGGCCCCTCGGCGAGGCGCTGCGGCTGCTGCTGGAGGCCAAGGCGCGGGCGGAGCAGGAAGGGTACGTGCAGTCGGCGGCCGGCTTCAACGCGGCGCACAGGAGGCCGGCGTTCCCCAAGGCCCGGACGTACCTCATCTCGGACATGACCCAGGGGGGGATGATGGCGGTGGATTTCGGGTGGGGCACGCCGGTGTACGGAGGGCCGGCGACGATCATTCTGGCCACGTTCCATCTGGAGGGGAGGAACGAGGCCGGTGAGGTGGGCGTCAACGTACCGACGAGGTTGCCTGTGCTGGCGCTGGAGCGGCTGAAGGTGGAGGTGAGCAAGGGGCTAACGGTCAGCGGTCGGACTGTCACTGAACCTGCGGACAAGAGCAAGTCAGCCTTGGTTCCTGGTCACGCTCTCGCAAAGCTGTAG
- the LOC123048820 gene encoding N6-mAMP deaminase — MATQTSEAEKEMREWCVALPKVELHAHLNGSVRNSTLLELAKELGDKGVIVFEDVKDVIMKNDRSLPECFRLFDLFHILTTDHDTVTRIAKEVVGDFAAENVLYLEIRTTPKNNEAKGMTKRSYMNAVVKGLKSVEDIDVVLNDEILSCTPMSDSGGDTKRKKIYVRLLLSIDRRETTSAALDTVNLAMEMKDQGVIGIDLSGNPVVGEWETYLPALEYAKELGIPTTIHCGEVPNRKEIQAMLDFCPQRLGHVCCLDDEEWKKLKSSMIPVEICLTSNVMTGGAPSLELHHFADLYNAKHPLSLCTDDSGLFSTSLSNEYYLVASTFGLSKAELFRLAQGAVEFVFAGDEVKKSLRAVFERAAAERIES; from the exons atggcgacTCAGACCTCGGAGGCGGAGAAGGAGATGAGGGAGTGGTGCGTCGCGCTCCCCAAGGTGGAGCTCCACGCCCACCTCAATGGCTCCGTCCGCAACTCCACCCTCCT AGAACTAGCAAAAGAACTAGGTGACAAAGGAGTCATTGTCTTTGAAGATGTCAAGGATGTGATCATGAAGA ATGACAGATCTCTCCCAGAGTGTTTTAGGCTCTTTGATTTGTTTCATATACTCACGACTGACCATGATACAGTAACAAGGATCGCTAAGGAG GTTGTAGGAGATTTTGCTGCTGAGAATGTTTTGTATTTGGAAATAAGGACGACACCTAAG AATAATGAAGCCAAGGGGATGACCAAGCGATCCTACATGAATGCTGTAGTTAAAGGTCTTAAGTCTGTTGAAGACATTGATGTTGTTCTAAACGATGAAATATTAAGTTGTACACCAATGAGTGATTCGGGTGGCGACACAAAGAGAAAGAAGATATATGTTAGGCTCCTTCTGAGTATTGACCGCCGTGAGACAACTTCTGCTGCATTGGATACT GTTAATTTAGCCATGGAAATGAAGGACCAGGGTGTGATTGGCATTGATCTCTCTGGCAATCCAGTTGTAGGGGAATG GGAGACATACTTGCCTGCTCTAGAATATGCTAAAGAGCTGGGAATCCCCACCACAATTCACTGTGGCGAG GTACCAAACAGGAAGGAGATCCAAGCAATGCTGGACTTCTGCCCTCAAAGGCTAGGTCATGTCTGCTGCCTCGACGACGAAGAGTGGAAGAAGCTCAAGTCATCAATGATCCCG GTGGAGATATGTTTAACCTCCAATGTTATGACCGGAGGCGCCCCTTCTCTAGAGCTTCATCACTTTG CTGACCTCTACAACGCGAAGCACCCTCTGTCGCTGTGCACCGACGATTCAGGCCTCTTCTCGACGAGCCTCTCAAACGAGTATTACCTCGTCGCGTCTACCTTCG gtcttagcaaggccgagctgtTTCGGCTGGCCCAGGGAGCTGTGGAGTTCGTGTTCGCTGGCGACGAGGTGAAGAAGTCACTGAGGGCGGTGTTTGAGCGTGCGGCGGCAGAGAGGATCGAGAGTTAG
- the LOC123048821 gene encoding cis-zeatin O-glucosyltransferase 1-like: protein MEPLPLAVVTVPFPAQGHLNQLLHLSLLLAGRGVPVHFAAPEPYLREARARVHGWDAGSLLALRFRALDVPAHASPDPDPSSPFPTHMQPLFEAFCDGGAARASLAAVLQELSASHRRVVVLHDRMAAFAAGEAARLPNGEALGVHCLAASYNVGWMDPGHRLLREHGMVFHPADACATKDFVALAKRMGQERRRAPGSGMVVNTCRALEGEFLDVLAAQSASSSDGHTLFAIGPLNPVLPATDAAAAAQAPAERHECLEWLDRQPPSSVLYISFGTTSSLRAEQVRELAAALRDSNQRFVWVLRDADRADMRESGGARGLAAAAAALLGDAAAQGTGVVVTGWAPQLEILAHGATAAFMSHCGWNSTVEGLSHGKAILAWPMHSDQPWDAELVCKYLGAGVLVRPWEERGDVTPAAAIRGAIERVMRSEEGATVRERARALGEAVRAAVADGGSSRRELDDLVAYVTR, encoded by the coding sequence ATGGAACCCCTTCCCCTCGCCGTCGTGACGGTGCCGTTCCCGGCGCAGGGCCACCTGAACCAGCTCCTGCACCTCTCGCTGCTGCTCGCGGGGCGGGGGGTCCCGGTGCACTTCGCCGCGCCGGAGCCGTACCTCCGGGAGGCCCGCGCGCGCGTGCACGGCTGGGACGCCGGCTCCCTCCTCGCCCTCCGCTTCCGCGCCCTCGACGTCCCGGCGCACGCGTCCCCGGACCCCGACCCCTCCTCGCCGTTCCCCACGCACATGCAGCCCCTGTTCGAGGCCTTCtgcgacggcggcgccgcccgggcCTCGCTGGCCGCGGTCCTGCAGGAGCTCTCGGCGTCCCACCGCCGCGTCGTGGTCCTGCACGACCGCATGGCGGCGTTCGCGGCCGGCGAGGCCGCGCGGCTGCCCAACGGGGAGGCGCTCGGGGTGCACTGCCTCGCCGCGTCCTACAACgtcgggtggatggaccccggcCACCGCCTCCTGCGGGAGCACGGGATGGTGTTCCACCCGGCCGACGCCTGCGCGACCAAGGACTTCGTGGCGCTCGCCAAGCGGATGGGCCAGGAGCGCCGCCGCGCGCCCGGCTCCGGCATGGTCGTGAACACCTGCCGCGCGCTCGAGGGCGAGTTCCTCGACGTGCTCGCGGCCCAgagcgcctcctcctccgacggccACACGCTGTTCGCCATCGGGCCTCTGAACCCGGTGCTGCCCGCCACCGATGCCGCCGCGGCCGCACAGGCTCCGGCGGAGCGACACGAGTGCCTGGAATGGCTCGACAGGCAGCCGCCGTCGTCGGTGCTGTACATTTCGTTCGGCACGACGTCGTCTCTCCGGGCAGAGCAGGTCAGGGAGCTGGCCGCAGCGCTGCGCGACAGCAACCAGCGGTTCGTTTGGGTGCTGCGCGACGCCGACCGGGCGGACATGCGCGAgtccggcggcgcgcgcgggctcgcggcagcggcggcagcccTGCTCGGCGACGCGGCGGCTCAGGGGACGGGCGTGGTGGTCACCGGGTGGGCGCCGCAGCTGGAGATCCTGGCGCACGGCGCGACGGCGGCGTTCATGAGCCACTGCGGGTGGAACTCGACGGTGGAGGGGCTGAGCCACGGGAAGGCCATCCTGGCGTGGCCGATGCACAGCGACCAGCCATGGGATGCGGAGCTAGTGTGCAAGTACCTCGGGGCCGGCGTCCTCGTGCGGCCGTGGGAGGAGCGCGGGGACGTCACGCCGGCGGCCGCCATCCGCGGGGCCATCGAAAGGGTGATGCGCTCGGAGGAAGGGGCGACGGtccgggagagggcgagggcgctCGGGGAGGCCGTTCGCGCCGCCGTGGCCGACGGGGGGTCGTCGCGCCGGGAACTGGACGACCTCGTCGCGTACGTGACGAGGTGA